The Arachis ipaensis cultivar K30076 chromosome B07, Araip1.1, whole genome shotgun sequence genome includes a window with the following:
- the LOC107608603 gene encoding glucan endo-1,3-beta-glucosidase 4 yields the protein METLMAKLMVLILFLSMIAPKRVFAEYEQWCIADPQSSDDELQAALNWACGSGGADCSKIQVNQPCYYPNTLKDHASYAFNSYFQKFKHRGGSCFFRGAAITTEADPSHGSCHFDLIP from the exons ATGGAAACATTAATGGCCAAGTTAATGGTTCTGATTCTTTTCCTATCCATGATTGCACCAAAAAGGG TGTTTGCTGAATATGAGCAATGGTGCATAGCTGATCCGCAAAGCAGCGACGATGAGTTGCAGGCAGCGCTGAACTGGGCTTGTGGAAGTGGAGGTGCAGATTGTAGCAAAATCCAAGTGAACCAACCATGCTATTATCCAAACACTTTGAAAGACCATGCTTCCTATGCCTTCAACAGCTACTTTCAGAAGTTCAAGCACAGAGGTGGTTCTTGTTTCTTCAGAGGTGCTGCCATTACAACAGAAGCAGATCCTA GTCATGGTTCTTGCCACTTTGACTTGATTCCCTAA